CACCACCCGGAAACGGACAGCCTGATCGTCCCCGACCTGCCGCCCCCGCAACAGGTGGCGGTGGATAGCGTGTATTTCGATATCGTGCGCAGTAGCATGCATCAGTTGATGGAGATCGGCTCTGGGCTCTACTTCCGGATTCCGGGAATATCCAGCGCCGGCAAGACCGGCACCGCCCAGGCGCCGGGTGAGCAAAAGTCCCACTCGCTCTTCATCATGTTCGCCCCCTACGAAGATCCGAAGGTGGCCATCGCAGTAATCGTGGAAAACGCCGGCGCGGGCGCCACGCAGGCCGGCCCGATCGCCAGCCTCATGGCCGAACTTTATCTGAAAGGCCGCGTGCCGGACGCCCCCGGCCGGCTCTGGCAAATGAATCGCCTCGTCAACGAACTCTCCAGCGACGATCTGTAGAGCGCATGCGCACCTGGCACCGCAACTTCGATATCGGACTGCTCCTCACCTGGGCAGGCCTCATTTGCGTGGGGCTGGTGGCCATCTACAGCTCTACCCGCGGTGGCGCGCAGGAATACCTGCTCGATAGCGTCCGTCTCAACTTCAACCGGCAACTGATCTGGAGCGTCATCTGCGCCATCGGCATCGGCGTCGCTCTGCTGCTGCCCGTTCGGTTTTATCTGACGATCGCCTACCCGTTTTACGGGCTCACGCTCCTTCTCCTGGTGGTTGCACTTTTCGCCGGCTACGAGGTCAACGGGGCCCGCTCGTGGCTTCGCATCGGCCCCGTGCAGTTCCAGGTGTCGGAGTTCGCCAAGATCGGCACCCTGCTCGCCGTTGCGCAACTGGCGGCGACCCGGCGGGTGGGCATTAGCCCCCTGCGGACAAGCATGTACATGATCCTCCTCGTCCTCGTCCCGGTGGTGCTGATCGTCCTGCAGAACGACACCGGCACGGCGCTCGTCTACCTGGCCATCATTCCGATGCTCCTGTATTGGAGTGGTCTCTCCCTCGCCCATGTCCTCCTGTTGATTGCCCCGGCGGTGTCCGGCTATCTCATCATCGTCTACCCGTCGGCCGCGTACGTCTTTCTCGCGATATTTGTGGTGGCGCTCCTCGCACGCCGGCGCGGCGCGGTGTCGGTCGGGATCGCTCTGCTAACGAACGGCGGGGTGATCGCGCTGATGACGTATGCGCTGGAGAGCGTCCTCAAACCACACCATGTCGCCCGCCTGTTGTCCTTCACCAATCCGGAGGCCATCGAGTACCGATATACGGTCGGCTTCCACCTCGTCCAGTCCAAGGCCGCTATCGGCTCCGGTGGGCTCTGGGGTAAAGGGTTCATGGAAGGGACCCAGACGCAGGGCGCCTATGTGCCCGAGCAGACGACTGACTTTGTTTTTAGTGTGATCGGGGAAGAATTCGGGTTCCTTGGCTCGCTTGTGGTGCTCCTGCTTTTTGGTTTTTTGTTGATGCGTCTCGTGATGATTGCCGGCCAGATCAAACATCCATTCGGGAATACGTTCGTCGTGGGAGTCGCCGCGTTTTATCTGGTGCATATTTTTTTGAATATCGGGATGACCACCGGCATGTTGCCGGTCATCGGCATTCCGTTGCCCTTCATCTCGTACGGAGGATCGGCGCTGATCACGGAGTCCATGATGCTTGCGATTGTACTGAACCTGTATATGCGGAGGGACGACTTCTCCATTTACGGCTACTGACATGGGCGGGCTCCCCCGGCACGATGGCGCAGAGGCGTTCCTGGCCTCTGCGGAGCGTCTCGGCGAGGCGGGTCCGGCCCTGCTCGGCCGCCTATTGCGAGCCGGCGACTATGCGGATCTCTTCCTCGAAGCATCGACCTATGCCGGTGCGACGCTCGTTGCTGGCAGGGTGCCCACCTGGCGAGAATCCTCGAACCGGGTGGAGGGCCTCGGGCTGAGAATCCTCCAGGGCCACCGACAGGCCTTCGCCTGCACGGCGGATCCCGATCCCGCCGGCTGGCAGGAAGCGGCTATCCGCGCCACCGAGTCCCTCCCCCAGATCTCCGTCGCCGCTCCCCGGCCCGCGCTTCAGGCACTCGTCACTACCCCGCTGACGCTGCCCGCCGATGCGCCGGAATTTCTCGCGCCGCTCGAAATCCGCGCCTTGCTCGAAGCCTACGCGGAGGCCGCCTTTTCCGCCGATGCCGGGGTGACACGCGTCGAGGCCGACTTCCGGAGCGTTACCCGCCGGACCGCGCTGGCCTCCAGCGAGGGGGCGTTTTATGCCCAGGCGGCGACACGGATCGAGATGCGCGTGAGCATCACCCTGGCGCCCGCCGGCCCTGCTCCGGGGTTTAGCCTGCGTGGTTCCTGCACCGGCTTTGGCCCGATCTTTCTCGAACGGCCGGAAGTCCTGGCCCGCGAAGCAGTCGACCATGCCCGTGCCCAGCGCGACGCCCGCTCCGCGACCGCCGGCCCTTGCCCGATCGTGCTTGCGGGAGGCTGGGGGGGCGTCGTCCTGCACGAGGCCATCGGTCACGCCCTCGAAGCCGACATCGCCGGCGATGGCGTCCTCGCCGGGCCTCGCCCGGTCGGCGTACGCCTCGCGCCTCCCGCCGTCACGCTGGTGGACGATCCGACAGCCAGCGGACGCCGGGGCTCCGCCCGCTTCGATGATGAAGGCGTCCCGACCACCCGCACCCTCCTCATCGACGCCGGCGTGCGTGTGGCCGTGCTGGCAGATCGCCTGTCCGCCGCACGCTGGGGGGTGCCCGTCACGGCCAGTGGGCGCCGCCAGGACTACCGCTGCTCGCCACAAACACGCATGAGCAACTTGTGCCTGTTACCGGGCGATACCCCCCCGGAAGATCTCTTTCACGGCATCGCACACGGCCTCTTCGTCCGCCGTCCCGGCGGCGGGCAGTACGATCCCCGGTCCGGCGCCTTCAGCGTGGACCTCGTCGAGGCCTACGCGATCGAAGACGGGCGCGTGACGGGCCCCGTGCGCGGCGGACGGCTGGCCGGCACCGGCCCGGCGATGCTCCAGGGCATCCGCGGCGTCGGCGATGCCATGGAGTGGGATGCCGGTCATGGGTATTGTGAGAAGAATGGGCAAATCGTGCCAGTCGGCACCGCCATGCCACCGATCCGCATCGATAACCTCGTGGTGGAGCCGGGGGGATGACGCCATTTCACAGCGTGGAGAACAACCACGGCGGATGGTCGATTAAACGGAGGTTGCCGGCGCGGATACGGACCTCCAGCGGCTTCGTGGGGCCGTCCTTGGGCCCTGCCCTCTCCGCCGCCGCTCCGGGTTCTCTCCGGCTTAATCCTATCTCTCTGCCCTTATCGTTATGCTGCGAGCCATTTCTGATTCCTTGTTCGATTTCCTCATCGACGCTTTCCCCGCCACCCGGCCCTTTTCGCGCGAGGATTTTGAACAGGATCCAATGCCCCCGCTCCTCGCGCACTTCCTGACGCAAACCCTGCATCATCGCCTCGATACCGAGGTTGAGCAGCTGCGCTCCGTCCGCTCGAACTGGTTCGACTATGAAAGCGAGGAAGTACAGCACGCCTACAAACAGCTGGTCGCCTCGCTCGCCAATGCCGCGATCATACCGGAAGAAGAATGGCGGGGCACACTGAAGCGTGCATCCAAGATGGTCCTGGCGCATCTGATCTTGCCGGCGCATACCCTGGTTGAGTTTGTATTTCGCGACGACGAGCGGCCGCTCATGGCGCCCGTCATCTACAAACAAATCGGCTATTTTGCGGCGTACCCGTATCTGCGCGAGGCGGTCGAAACGTTCATGGCGCGCAGAAATATGGACCAGATCGACCGAAACCGGTTTGCATCGCTGCTCGCCCAGATCGATCGACACATGACGGCCGAGTTCACGGCTGACGAGTGGCTCCGGCTGCTCCGCCCGTTGTTCGACCTCATGAATCGGATCCCTGAAACCCGCGGTCAGGGCGTGCCGATCGATCTACTCAGCATGTATTTCGGAGATAAGGACGCCTACGAGATTCAGGGGCGGCTCCAGGTGGAGAAAGAAGTGCGCCGCGTCACCAATCTGAATGAGGAAGCCCTACGGAAGGTGCTCGAAGGATCGGTAGAACCGTTCGAACAGCCGGCCTCTGCCACGCTATTTGCCGAGCCGGAGCGCACCGATGCCCCCGTCAGGGTGCCTCCACCGCCGGCGAAGCGGGAAGAACCCGGGTCACCGCCGCCGAGACGGGAAGAGCCCGTTCACCGCGCTCCCGTTGTCGAGAAGGCGCCCCAGGGCCCGACGCCCCTCTGGCAGCAGTTCCAGACGGCCCCGGCACGCCCCGCACCCGCGGCGTCACCTGCAGCGCCACCCGCTAGGCCGCCCGCTCCAGTAGAGCCGCCGAAGGCGGCCCCGCAGGATGCGGACCACGCCGTGCCCCTTTGGCGCAGGTTTCAGAAGCCGGCCGGGGCGCCCCAGCAGGTGTCCATGTCCGCGCCGCCGCCTCCCTTTTTGGGCCAACCCTCGCCGCCGTTTGTGCGTGAGAATGGGGCTCCTCCGGCTCCGCCCGAGCCCCGGCTTTCCGCGCCGCCCAGGTCGGCCCCGCCCGCCTATACGCCTACATTGCAGGATCTCGCCCAACTCGAACGCCACGTGATGGGCCAGCAGGGCATGGCGAACCGGAGCCTGTTCATCGAACACCTGTTCATGGGGTCGAGCGCGGATTATGCCCAGACACTCAACGAACTGCGCCATGTGCCGGACTGGGCGCAGGCCTCTCAGCTCATCGCCGATCGAGTATTCAAACGCCACCAGGTGAACATCTATAGTCCCGCAGCGCTCATGTTTACCGAGAGCGTCGAGGCCCAGTACCGTAAATCGCGCTAACGGAGCGATCATGCACGACAATACGTCTCGGTTGAAGGAGCTGGAGCGGCGTCGCGAGGATGCGCTCCTGGGCGGCGGAGCGGACCGCATTGCCCAGCAAAAAGCCAAAGGCAAACTCACGGCCCGCGAGCGGATCGATATCCTGCTGGATGAGGGGTCGTTTGAAGAACTGGGCGCCTTCGTCCTTCACGACGCCACGGACTTCGGGCTCGCCGGCAATCGGCCGGCCGGCGATGGCGTCGTCACCGGCTACGGACGAATCGACGGGCGGCTCGTGTATGTGTTCAGCCAGGACTTCACGGTGTTTGGCGGATCGCTCGGGCTCGCGCACGCCCGCAAGATCGTCAACATCCTGGACCTGGCGCTGGCCAACGGCGCGCCCGTCATCGGGATCAACGACTCCGGCGGCGCCCGCATCCAGGAGGGCGTCGTGTCACTCGGCGGGTATGCGGACATCTTCCTGCGGAATACGCTGGCCAGTGGGGTCGTCCCTCAGATCTCGGCCATCATGGGACCCTGCGCCGGCGGCGCCGTCTACAGCCCGGCCCTGACGGACTTCGTATTCATGGTCAAAAAGACGAGCTACATGTTCGTCACCGGCCCAAACGTCGTCAAAACGGTCACGCACGAAGAGGTGTCGAGCGAGGAACTCGGCGGGGCGGATACCCACGCCTCCCGAAGCGGCGTGGCCCACTTTGCCTGCGCAAACGATGTCGAATGCCTCCTGCATATCCGCACACTGATGGGGTACCTGCCCCAGAACTGCGACGAACAGGCGCCCGCCGTCGCCTCGAACGATCCCTCGGATCGGGCGCCGGCAGAGCTCGATACGATCATCCCGGACAGCCCCAATAAGCCGTACGACATCAAGGATGTGATCCGCGCCGTAGTGGACGCGGGCTCGTTTTACGAAGTTCACGAGGCCTTTGCGCAGAATATCGTGGTAGGCCTCGCGCGGCTGGGTGGGCGCTCCGTCGGCATCGTGGCCAACCAGCCTGCCGTGCTCGCCGGCGTGCTGGACATCGACTCGTCCCGCAAAGGCGCCCGCTTCGTGCGTTTCTGCGACGCGTTTAATATCCCGCTCGTCGTGTTCGAAGATGTGCCTGGCTTCCTGCCCGGCACCGATCAGGAGTGGCGCGGGATCATCCGCGACGGCGCCAAGCTGCTGTATGCGTTCTGCGAGGCGACAGTCCCTAAGATCACCGTCATCACCCGCAAAGCCTATGGCGGCGCCTACGACGTGATGAACTCGAAACACATCCGAGGCGATCTCAATTTTGCCTGGCCGAGCGCCGAAATCGCCGTCATGGGCCCCAAAGGAGCCGTAGAGATCATCTACCGGAAACAGATCCTCGCAGCGCCGGACCCCGCCAGGGCCGAGGAGACCTTTATCGCCGAATACCGGGACACCTTCGCCAATCCCTATGTCGCCGCCGGCAAGGGGTATGTGGATGATGTCATCAAGCCCAGTGAAACGCGATTCCGGCTCATCCGTGGGTTGGATATGCTGAAAAATAAAGCGGTCGCCAACCCCCGGCGTAAACACGGAAACATCCCGCTCTGATCGTAACCCTACGGGCCTCATGCGCCAGAGCGCGCTCGCGGCTTGAGCCGGCCGGGCTTGCAAAAGTAGGCGTTGTGGTTTATTCTTTGGCCACAGTTCCAAGTACCTGCCTTTTTTAAGGACACACCGTATTGGCGGGCGTAAAAAACGCATTCGTTCCTGGACGCACCACGTCCTCCAGACCTCCTGTACCCATGCAGCGTTTCGTCCAGCGAACCCTGGCCATCGCCCTGATGGTCATCCCCTCCGGCAGCATGCTGGCGCAGGATACCGATACCGGGTTTCTTCCCGAAATTGCCGCGTTGACCCGGCCCGCGATGGCCGGCGTGGAGCCGGTGCCGGCCGAGTCGGTTCCGTTTTATCAGGCGTCGCGGTATTTCCTGGATGAACCCGTCGCCGCACCGCTCGATAGCCTCGATGAAAAAAGCCGGCTGCGGCGGATGGCCGAACTCTACCGCTACCAGGGCGAACTACTCGCCGCTCAGGCCAGCGAGGACCACGAGGTCGTCGAAGCGCTCTTCGATCGCCTCCTGGGTGAAATCGCTGTGATCGCTCGCGCCCCCGACGCACTGGACAACCCGCGCTTCAAGGAACTCTACCGCAGCGTGATCACCGAATACGAAAGCTATTACGGCTTTCCGGACACGCTCTACATCCAGCAAGGGGACATTTTCACCTGGCGGGACCAGGCGTTTGAAACGCTGAGCGACGACGACCTTCCCCCCCTCGCGCGCATCGAACTACCCGAACTGGATGTCGCCGAAACCGAAATCAGCATGCAGGTCAACGAACACGTGCGCAAAAGCATGGTGTTCTTGCTGACGGAGCCCGAGCGGCACATCTACCACTGGCTCTCCCGCGCCGAAACGTATTTCCCGATGATCGAGAAAATCCTCGAGGAAGAAGGCGTTCCGGATGAGCTCAAGTATCTGGCGATGATCGAAAGCGGGCTCAACCCGCGCGCCAAAAGCTGGGCCCGCGCCGTGGGGATGTGGCAGTTCGTGAAAGCTACAGGGTATGCCTACGACCTTACCGCCAACGGATGGGTGGACGAACGGATGGACCCCGAAAAGGCCACTCGCGCCGCCGCCCGGCACCTGAAGGATCTGCATAAGATGTTTGGGGGCGACTGGCAACTCGCCCTCGCCGGCTACAATTACAGCCCCGGCAAACTCCGTCGCCATTTGCGTCAGGCGGAAGCGACGCTCGGGCGGCCGGCGACCTTTTGGGATGTCATCACCAAGATCCCGCGCGAGACCCGTAACTACGTCCCCATGTTCATCGCTACCGCGCTTCTAGCCTCGAACCCGGACGCGTACGGACTGGAACAGGGGGTCGAGCCGGGGCAGAGCTACCAGTATGATCTGGTGCCCGTCCAGGGCTCCCTGGCGCTGGATCTGGTCGCGGAACTCGCCCAGACCGAGGTCCAAGCGATCAAGGCGCTGAACCCGGAACTGCTTGGCAACACCCTGCCACCTTCGCAGAGCCCCTATTTCTTGCGCCTACCGCTGCATAGCTACGATCGGTTTGCAGAAGGCTACCGGCAACTTCCCACGGCCACGAGGCGGACGGCGAGCCAGCACGTCGTCCGACAGGGCGAAACCATCGGTCAGATTGCCCGCCGCTACGGGGTGAATGTCTCGGCGCTGATGCGAAATAACGGGCTACACAGCACCACGATTCGGCTCGGGCAGACCCTCCTCGTGCCGGCGACCGATTACTCTGGCGGCCTCCAACTGGGCGAAGCCCGCCCGATGCGCGTGCAGTACGGCATGCGCTCCGTCCGCGTTATCACGCCGCGTATTTCTGAACCGCTCGATGCGA
This genomic window from Rhodothermales bacterium contains:
- the rodA gene encoding rod shape-determining protein RodA → MRTWHRNFDIGLLLTWAGLICVGLVAIYSSTRGGAQEYLLDSVRLNFNRQLIWSVICAIGIGVALLLPVRFYLTIAYPFYGLTLLLLVVALFAGYEVNGARSWLRIGPVQFQVSEFAKIGTLLAVAQLAATRRVGISPLRTSMYMILLVLVPVVLIVLQNDTGTALVYLAIIPMLLYWSGLSLAHVLLLIAPAVSGYLIIVYPSAAYVFLAIFVVALLARRRGAVSVGIALLTNGGVIALMTYALESVLKPHHVARLLSFTNPEAIEYRYTVGFHLVQSKAAIGSGGLWGKGFMEGTQTQGAYVPEQTTDFVFSVIGEEFGFLGSLVVLLLFGFLLMRLVMIAGQIKHPFGNTFVVGVAAFYLVHIFLNIGMTTGMLPVIGIPLPFISYGGSALITESMMLAIVLNLYMRRDDFSIYGY
- a CDS encoding TldD/PmbA family protein — encoded protein: MGGLPRHDGAEAFLASAERLGEAGPALLGRLLRAGDYADLFLEASTYAGATLVAGRVPTWRESSNRVEGLGLRILQGHRQAFACTADPDPAGWQEAAIRATESLPQISVAAPRPALQALVTTPLTLPADAPEFLAPLEIRALLEAYAEAAFSADAGVTRVEADFRSVTRRTALASSEGAFYAQAATRIEMRVSITLAPAGPAPGFSLRGSCTGFGPIFLERPEVLAREAVDHARAQRDARSATAGPCPIVLAGGWGGVVLHEAIGHALEADIAGDGVLAGPRPVGVRLAPPAVTLVDDPTASGRRGSARFDDEGVPTTRTLLIDAGVRVAVLADRLSAARWGVPVTASGRRQDYRCSPQTRMSNLCLLPGDTPPEDLFHGIAHGLFVRRPGGGQYDPRSGAFSVDLVEAYAIEDGRVTGPVRGGRLAGTGPAMLQGIRGVGDAMEWDAGHGYCEKNGQIVPVGTAMPPIRIDNLVVEPGG
- a CDS encoding acyl-CoA carboxylase subunit beta; protein product: MHDNTSRLKELERRREDALLGGGADRIAQQKAKGKLTARERIDILLDEGSFEELGAFVLHDATDFGLAGNRPAGDGVVTGYGRIDGRLVYVFSQDFTVFGGSLGLAHARKIVNILDLALANGAPVIGINDSGGARIQEGVVSLGGYADIFLRNTLASGVVPQISAIMGPCAGGAVYSPALTDFVFMVKKTSYMFVTGPNVVKTVTHEEVSSEELGGADTHASRSGVAHFACANDVECLLHIRTLMGYLPQNCDEQAPAVASNDPSDRAPAELDTIIPDSPNKPYDIKDVIRAVVDAGSFYEVHEAFAQNIVVGLARLGGRSVGIVANQPAVLAGVLDIDSSRKGARFVRFCDAFNIPLVVFEDVPGFLPGTDQEWRGIIRDGAKLLYAFCEATVPKITVITRKAYGGAYDVMNSKHIRGDLNFAWPSAEIAVMGPKGAVEIIYRKQILAAPDPARAEETFIAEYRDTFANPYVAAGKGYVDDVIKPSETRFRLIRGLDMLKNKAVANPRRKHGNIPL
- a CDS encoding LysM peptidoglycan-binding domain-containing protein, which produces MQRFVQRTLAIALMVIPSGSMLAQDTDTGFLPEIAALTRPAMAGVEPVPAESVPFYQASRYFLDEPVAAPLDSLDEKSRLRRMAELYRYQGELLAAQASEDHEVVEALFDRLLGEIAVIARAPDALDNPRFKELYRSVITEYESYYGFPDTLYIQQGDIFTWRDQAFETLSDDDLPPLARIELPELDVAETEISMQVNEHVRKSMVFLLTEPERHIYHWLSRAETYFPMIEKILEEEGVPDELKYLAMIESGLNPRAKSWARAVGMWQFVKATGYAYDLTANGWVDERMDPEKATRAAARHLKDLHKMFGGDWQLALAGYNYSPGKLRRHLRQAEATLGRPATFWDVITKIPRETRNYVPMFIATALLASNPDAYGLEQGVEPGQSYQYDLVPVQGSLALDLVAELAQTEVQAIKALNPELLGNTLPPSQSPYFLRLPLHSYDRFAEGYRQLPTATRRTASQHVVRQGETIGQIARRYGVNVSALMRNNGLHSTTIRLGQTLLVPATDYSGGLQLGEARPMRVQYGMRSVRVITPRISEPLDASRMIAEATADARTARMALLGQVEAEALAREQAAAGASATPAAENQTDKKPAEPPSRVVYRVRRGDTLIGIAKQYSVTVTQLRSWNSIRSNLLQIGQRLTIYPPTAP